The Helicoverpa armigera isolate CAAS_96S chromosome 15, ASM3070526v1, whole genome shotgun sequence genomic interval acgataaccaatgttatagttacatggtgctatttaccttaatagaaaatgttatgaatatgatgcatatatatttttatagctatagctatgtaggtagttcggggccaatttagagagagatggcgcattgacaaataggtttgcatgattatcacgcaagagggctctcttttccctatatattactttactctttgGTGTGAGTGAACGTGAATTCGCTTGAGCCTTCCTTGGTGCGTGGCTGTCACTTGCAACCTGTGTCAGTTGTCAATGGTTGTCACTTTCTTAGGTCTTAGGATTATGTCTATGGTTTTAGGTTAGTTCATAGATTAAATAATTGGTAGGGTTGATCAACTGGTAGGGGTAATGTAGTAAACGGGACTGCACACTcatacccaaaaaacgagccgagtgaagcAGATAGTACGGAGGCCGTCCGTCCCTTTCTAAttgggtgactatgagattaagctatgtgagacaaatccgaatttgctaagattattaaacacagattggtttcgaagttttaacttacgcagtttgttaCCTTAAGAAACGAATATAGACTTTTAATATCATCATTCTCCAAGCCTTTtacccaactaagttggggtctgcttccagtctaaccggattcagctataaataagaataacgacttttaataattagcgggaattagcagtataaaagcaggaagattcgaagtgaaggcagattttttttgtatttatgcttcacatatagactgctgagccatttatgtaacctttcttcattttttgggaaggtATAActatagtacaacagttttagaaTCCATCACACATATTTTGACTCAATACAAGAATtcatatatttcaataatttttagTGGCAGCATAGTTAAGGAATTCGTTTTCGTcgggagtcgtggtggccttgtgggtaaaggaccagcctctcaagtatgagggcgcaggttcgGTCCCAGGTtaggcaaataccaatgcaacttttctaagtttgtatgtactttctaagtatatcttagataccaatgactgtgtttcggattgCACGTTAAACCGtagttcccggctgtcattgaatatccttggcaatCATTACGGGTAGTGagaagccggtaagtctgacaccagttgaaccaaggggtattgggttgcccgggtttcTGGGGGTTTCCCGGGTTTCCAGGGAGAATCAGGGGCCCCATTCTCCtgattttacttaagcaacatacaattcacattcgactgcgatccaatcacgactcaattacgattgaagcgtgtggcattccgctattttttctttgaaataaacgtttttatccttttctgtccttcaacaatgaatcattttgtctgcaaatgatttacgattgctaTATGATaatagagcaaactaccgtaggTGCCTATTTTGTCTGCAAGTGATTaattattgcaatatgattgtagagcaaactaccgtatagaccaaaatcaccaaaatagcagaccaatcgcaaaccaatcaaatgtcaatcgaatacgattggtcttttattagtagcagaatgcccgatatgggtaaaactgctattacgatcatatttcgattcgatttctaatcgattttgacattattaacttaggagaatcgggcccctgaacatagttgggaaaaaggctcggaggatgatgatgatgggtgAAGTTGTTATTTAATTctcaaaaagaaaattcattGTTGAGATATGTATGACGCTCCGTTTCTTGCAGTCACGTACCAAGATCAGCGCTATATAGGCATCAGCTAGGAaaagaatcaaaataaaaagataatccTTCATTACTGTTAACTGTCACTGTCAGGTCAGTTTTTAGAAATACCTACAACATGCGCGTTGGTATTGGTAGGTATATGTTACAGCTatagtgattaaatatatattattcatAATCACTGGTCAATATGTACAATACCCAAATTGACCTGACaatatgataaattaattactttatctggatattattcataatagctggtcaaagttagccaaagtaataaatatggtctAACCAACTTACTACTGACTAATTCTTAAAACCGGTTTAAGTTATTGTcgacttttttatgataaatcatcaaatgatttctcccgctgtgggttagcagcgtgaaggagtgtcagactgttagtgACTTAAACCCAACGCGCGCTGCCGAGACGGGCCCGTGACTTCTATGAGACGGAAGGACGATGATTACTTTGGTTGTAACATATACACACACACCATGCACGTGGCGTGCTGTAACGAGGGGTGTCGACATGTTTCAATAATATGGTTCCAGGTACAGCTTGATGACACGCCTGATGCGAATGCGACTTGACCATTGACTTGACCATCGAGCTTAGATATGTCAATGGACTTGACAGCTTGACAGAGACACTGACTCGTGCGTGACATTTGACACTTGACAGCTTGTTCTAAAGTTACGAAGACACGCGAAAACAAGAATTAGCGAAATGCGCTGCAAGCGCTCCTTTTGAGCCGTAGTTTTGAAATGAGCACCCTTTTCCGTATAGAAACTTTATGAGATATGGATTGATTCTGACTTTCATGATTAGTTTTGAGTTTCGCAACAAGACACTGAAGTATTAGAAAACGAATGAATCGAGTTTTTGAACTTTTTCGTTTTTTATCTTTTCGTATGTAATCATTTATGGAGGTTgatattgaaatgtttatgaaaaatgaCAGtatatattacaataaaataaaattttaagtagAAGAAAAAAGCTGACAGAAGACTCCCATTCAAAACTTGTGATAgcaataagaaataatttattttaaaatggtaaGTGCCAAGCAATTTATACTCTGTAAAATAAtggatattatttacaattaaattgtGATACTGTATGTAATTCATGTAGATTAATACTATTCAGAGATTCACATATTTTGTGCTTTCAagttaagaataataataacttgtaCAATATCTTAAGTAGCTCAGGATGTCACAAAAACATTAACCTTAATGACCCATGGAGATGATATCATTATCAGGTAGGTGTTACTGATTGCTTCTAGTAAAACATCCTTTACAACATAGTTATctagtttttgtaataattagaaaaatattgttttttttttccaattgtcttgttttttgtaaaacctaaTCATTTATGTAGCATGGTATTGGGGGCAAATACGAGACTtttaacttataataaaaaattatacgtgtacctagacaacttgttaagaaaagatcttgaaattcaaTTATCTTGAAatgggttaacttttgcccagtgtccCATGATCAAATTTGTCcatattgacctatactatcacctcatgatGAGAgttcatgaaaggatgcggtctacttacaagtaaccctgaatagatattatttaacattCGTTTGCGGAAACAGAGGAAGTTGCTGTTGTGATTATATTCAGTAGCAAACTATTTCTACAAGATTAGTAGCCACCTCTTTAAGATATTCAATATATTAAATTAGGAAAATAAAAGCGTGAGTCGTAAACCAAAAGTGCAAGTATCCaaacattctcacaaactttcacattttaaaAGTAGGATTAACATAAGTGGTGAAACCCAGTTTTGCAGGAGagcaaaaacaattattttccgttattttaatatcaagcTTTTAAAGTGGTACAAAAGTATCCATAAAGCCAAAAGCAGGTAAAATAGCCCTTTTAAGAGTAATATCATATTGTAATATCACAAAAAGACATAGAATATAATGTAGACTAAAATAAAGTGTATGGAATTAGTGTGGAGCCAACAAAAATGTGGTTGTAGTGTTACTGGTGATGGGTGGGGCTGGATATATTGATGTATGAGATGCGGGCGCAGGTGGTGGTGGCGCACAGCTCGCGGGAGCTGGTGAAGGAGAACGCGTCGCTGCGCGCGCCGCTGTCGGGCGCCTGGCtgctggcggcgctggcggcgctgctggcggcgctggcggccgtGGCGCACATCGACCACGCGCTGCCCGCGCCGCTGGGCGCCGACGCGCCGCGCGAGCGCTTCCGGGGGCTCGTCGCGCACCAGCTGCTCGTCAACCTCACCTCCATCGGGCCCCGGGTGAGCGACCGCATCCCGTCACAACCTCGTTACTCGGAGAGACTGTAGCCAAAGCTTGTGACCAAACCTCAAATTGAAACCTATGCCCGCGCCTTACTATACGTCATCATTCCTATACAATGAGATTATGCTCATATTTTTGAAGCTTTGTCACTATTTTTCACATTTTGAACTTGTTGACACCGCCCTGGTGCCACCGGCGCCACTAATACGAAAACGTTAAGTATTATCCTCGGATATAAGCTGAGTAGGTATATAACTGTGCATCCTTTCATCACTCCCTTCGTCGTCAATGATTTGAATGAAGTGCATGACCACtggaagacggcaaatgaacaCAGGTGGCGGGCAGCTACGAGAACGAGGTGCTGGCGGTGAGCATGCTGGTGTCCACCATCAAGCACATCGCGCAGCACGCGTCGCCGCACAACCGCATCGAGCTGGACGTGCACGCCGGCAGCGGCGCCTTCGCGCTCTCCTTCATGGACGGTGAGCGAGCGCGGCGCGTGCCGGCGGTGCGGCGCCGCCGACTGACCGCGAGCTCTGTGCAGGCATGAGCAACGTGTACCGCGGCGTGCAGAGCGTGGTGGCGCGcgtgcgcggcgcgggcggccggCCGCGGGACCGCTCCGCGCTGCTGCTCAACTGCCACTTCGACACCGTGCCCGACAGCCCAGGTACACCGCCTGCCCTCGCCACGACTACGGGATACTCTCACTATAACTATTTTTCAAATttgttaaagtaaaaaaaaatcctcttcatTACAAGGTAATAGTATGCAGTATACATATATTAGTATAGTGATCACAAAAGATAgtgctgccagccttttgggcttTCCATACTACATCCATATATGTAAAGTTTAGTGGGTCGCGACAGTGGCATGTTCCCTTTAGCGCGCGATAGTATGTAGTGGTGTGGCTGGTGGTGCGCAGGCGCGAGCGACGACGGCGCCGGCTGCGCCGTGCTGCTGGAGACCATGCgcgcgcgcgcgcgccgcgcgcTGCGCCACGACGCCATCTTCCTGTTCAACGGCGCCGAGGAGAACATCCTGCAGGCCTCGCACGCCTTCATCACGCAGCACCGGTGAGTGCGCCCGAGCCGCCTGCCTCGTGCCTCGTGCCTCCCAGCGCCGCTCACACGCGCGTGTTGCAGGTGGGCGCGGGACGTGCGCGCCTTCATCAACATCGAggcgtgcggcgcgggcggccgCGAGGTGCTGTTCCAGGCGGGCCCGCACGACCCCTGGATCATCGAGGTACGGCCGCGCCACCCCGTCCTCGCTCGCCTCGCTCCTTGCTCACGCTCCGCCCTTGCAGATGTACGCGAGCGAGGCGCCGCACCCCTTCGCGTCGTCGGTGGCGCAGGAGCTGTTCGAGAGCGGCCTCATCCCCGCGGACACTGACTTTCGCATCTTCCGCGACTTCGGCAACCTGTCGGGTAGGTAGCGCGCGCGGTGCGGGCGTGGCGTGGGCGCGGCGGGAACAGTGCGTGTGACGGCGGCGGTGGGCTTGCAGGCGTGGACCTGGCGTGGAGCAACGGGTACGTGTACGGCACGCGCTGGACACGCGTGCCGGCGGCGGCGCTGCAGCGCACGGGCGACAACGATGAGCGCTGGCGCGCGGGCTgctggcgggcggcgcgctggACGCGGCGCCGGGCGGGCGCGGCTGCCGGTGTACTCGACGTGCTGGGGCGCGTGGTGCtgcgcgcgccggccgcgctgCTGACGGCGCTGGCGGTGCTGGCGCTGGTGCTGCTGAAGCTGCGCGcgagcgcgagcggcgcgcggcgcgctGGTGGCGTCGCGCGGCGGGTGGGCGCGGGCGGTGCtgcgcgcgctgctgctgggcggcgcggcgtcgctggcgggcgcgggcgcggcgctgcTGGTGGCGCTGGCGCTGCACGCGGCCGGCGCGCCGCTCAGCTTCTACTCGCGCGTCGAGCTGCTGGCGCCGCTGTACGCGCTGCCCGGTCGGTGCACTGCTAGCTCACGTCATGGACATTATATCATTCACGTTATTCTGCTCTGATCGCTATTGGCTGTTCCCAATcctatcctacttcctacttatattataaatgtgaaagtttgtctgaatgtatggatgtatgtttgttattcaatcacgcaaaaacggcagaaccgatttgattgaaatttggtatatagataggtgataccctggattaacacataggctactttttattaacacaccacgcgggcgaagccgctggcggaagctagtattatatatcTTTCTGTGTTTTGCTCGCTAGAAATAGGAAACAGAATTAGTAGGAAACAAATATATTCTTTGTACTGTCTAaacaatcatcatctcccgagccttatctaaactatgtttttttttcaaatcaaaaatcatttatttccaaTTGGctacaaaacagcacttttcgaacgtcagaaatttacaaaagacagcccccaaaatgcccACTCTTCACCACTTCGTACACAGTAGGCCAGTGTTCAGGGAGTTGGTCTCATGTCCCAGGCGCTCATATACTGTATGCAACACTTCGTTATTATATGTGTCTGTAATCGTCAAATTTtaatatatacttatgtatattgcATAGTATATTGGGATATTTCAGGAATTTTCTTGGATACcttgaagttaaaaaaaatattacctatattataccAGTCTTATCAAACATTTTAGCAAGTATTcgaaattacttttaatatgcCATTCTTTaacctctttaaaaaaaaacagttttagcAATATTCATGTATAGTTGCTTATACAGAACAGTGTATATGAGGTGCGGGACATGTATGTGCGCAGCGGTGGCGGGCACGTGGGCGGCGCCGCGCGCTGTGGGCTCGCCGGCGCTGCTGCGCGGTGGTGGGCCGCGCGCGTGGCACGACGCACGCCGCGCCACGCCTGGCGCtggcgcgccgccgccggcctGCCTCCGCCTTCCTGCCCCGCGCTGTGGGCGGGCGCCGCGGCCGCCgcggacctggcggccagcgcGCTGCGCCTGCAGGCGCGCGCGCGCTgtgggcggcggcggctgctGCCGGCGGCGCAGACTGTACCTGGCGCTGGGCTCGCTGCGCATGTTCGTGCCGGTGATGGGGCGCGGCGGCGGACGCGCTGCCGCCGACGCCGCCATGCGCTGCTGGTGGCGCTGCTGGCGCTGGCGGCGACGGCTGGCTGCTGCCGCTGGCGCTGGCGGCGCGCGGCGTGGCGCGgctggcgcgcggcgcggctgctgacggcgctggcggcgctgctggcgctgTCGCCGCTGGGCCGGCCGTACGGCGCGGAGCGGCCGCAGCGGCTGATGGTGTTCCACGCGCGGCGCACGCGCGCGCCGCTGGCCGCGCGGGACGCGGTGGAGCACGCCTACTGGGTGCCGGAGCTGGACGCCAACACGCCGCGCACCGTGCTGCGACACGGTCAGTTCGGaaagtttcagcctttataaaataacaatataggtCCGGCTCTTGGTCTATTGTGGCCGATATGACCGACGAAATTACCTCCTAGTAGCAGCTACCTTATGTTTACAGctactatttatatatttcattcATATTGATAAAAGCCCGTTGTAACTGCCTGTTGTCGACCGCACgtgccgcagctgcactactggtttgtatttACATGACACCGCTTTGTATCGAAGCGGCAGCACCACGTGCAGTCATTTCACGCAGTCGCGGTGTTTGCGGTGACCATTGCAATCTGCAAATATTATTCTACTCGACTGCACAAAAAAACTGAATGGGCCGACTCGAAATGAAATGTTTGTGTTCAGACATTCATTTTTTACTaccttttgcccgcgacttcgttcgcgtgtaATAGTGACTTCcagcatatttttggtttgatggcgctgtatgttcggagtagtttgtttttttttttttgtaataaaaactatcctatttcctttctcaagtttcaaactatgtttgtactaaatttcacacaaatcgggtCAGTAGTTTATGCATGAAGAAAAGACAGatattacttttgcatttataatattagtttggataaggTGGTCTCAAATGAGCGGCAAGTATCGTTAGCAAGTAAGGCGGTGCGTGTGCagtggcgggcgcggcggcgctggAGGCGTCGGCGTGCGCGCGCCTGCTGTACTGCGGCGCGCCCTACTACCTGCCCGTGCGCACGCTCGTGCCGCGCTGGCTCGTggcgcccgcgcccaccgcgccgcGCGTGCGGCTGCGCGCCAGCGTGGCGCTGCGGCGCGTCAACGCCACGGCGCTGGAGCTGTCGCTGCGGCTGGCGGGCGCGGCACGCGGTGGTGGCGCtggcgccggcggcggcgcgcggctggCGTGGAGCAGCGCTGGCGGCGCCGGCGGAGGGCGCGGGTGGGCGGGCGGCGCACGTACTTCGTGGCGCTGCACGCGGGCgggcgcgcggcgggcggcgcgtggCGGCTGCGGCTGCTGCTGACGCACGCGCCGGGGCTGGCGGCGCCGCACTGGGCGGACGTGGCGCTGGCGGCGCACGCGCAGTTCGGCGCGCACAAGCTGGCGCCGGCGCACGCGGCGCTGCTGGCGCGGCTGCCGGACTGGGTGGCGGCGACGGGCTGGGGCGTGGACCTGCACCTGTACCGCGTCTAGCGCCCTCTCTTGTTCGCTTTCTGCGCGTGTCTGTTGTCGATTGTTTGACTTAGCTATTCTTTTCTGTTTGTTcacatttttgttataatttttctaattagacataagtagatattatttaagtaagtcTGTAAGACCATTCGATCGATCCCCAGATGacgcaaacaaaaatatatcaatcaCGAAATACAGACATATACGGAGTAAATTGCTTGCAGTCACCGCGCGTCACGCTTAGCGCCGCGCTCGCACTGCGCTGCACGACGTCAGTGCCGTGGGCCGCGACCCGCCGCCTGGACACACTTGCGTCAGGGTGAATAGGCAACCTATGCGCATATACACACATTGAATTACATACTTgataaaaacaacacaaaatacattcatcactatcggcctcatcatTATTGgccttataataattataattttaacattaagcgttcttaattataagatcaataaaacattaggaAATCAATAGTTTCTCGCGGATGTCTGTGGTCAACGAGGGGTTAAGAAGTAGAAATAAATATCGATGATGAGATGCTGTTTTAGTTTTCACCACATTCAGACAGGCTCTTGTCGATACTTATTTCAGTTTGTACGGGTTAAACTAATTAAACTTGATATTAGGCGTGGTTTTGTAAAAAttgctttaatttaaatcaCTTGGGAACTCTTGTATCTATCACAGGCAaggttataaatatttaggtatatacTAGTAGTAACATTTTCGGTAGCTCGAATTGTGGATACTGAACAAACTGTGCCTTAATGTTCTGGCACTTGTTAGCTATAATGTATTTAGCAGTAGTCGCATAGACAGACAAACGAGCTGTGATCGCCTAGCTGTAAcacatttttgttgttaatagATAAGTGATGGCATTGTGGGCGGAGCTTTCCTTCCTACGTGCGATGGACGGATTGTGTAGTGTAGAGCTACAatcaaatattgattttgagaTGACTGCAAATAAAAAGTATGGGAGGAGAGTTTTCTCCCATCACGTCAACACACGTGCAAGGCCACTGCACTTCTGGGAAGTATGACATGGCATAGGGGCAGCCTAGATGATCTTGTTTGCCTGGTTAGGCAGACGTAATGTACCTGTTGTAAACCTCAAAGCATAGTATCGTATGCAGTTTAGTAtataatctatgtatatttaaacTCGTCATTGGGTTGTTATTACGTTGGTTTCAATAATTATCGTTTTTCAGTTATGTATACTTAATGTACATTTTATATACAATCcagtgttttctttttatttgtaccccACCTTATCAACCCCATCATCGGCCCTAACCTTCTAGGGTCGATTTATACTAGCgctgagtctaaaaaaaaaacgaaaatttgATTTTTATGCCATCGGATACCTAAAAAAATGCGCACCtcttacgcggtgtcctgcaTGAGTGacgaaaagaattaaaaaaaaagaacatccCTTTATTTGTCCGAAATCTGAATTCTTGGGTCTCGGCTCAAAGAGCTCGG includes:
- the LOC110377930 gene encoding LOW QUALITY PROTEIN: endoplasmic reticulum metallopeptidase 1 (The sequence of the model RefSeq protein was modified relative to this genomic sequence to represent the inferred CDS: inserted 2 bases in 1 codon) codes for the protein MVVVAHSSRELVKENASLRAPLSGAWLLAALAALLAALAAVAHIDHALPAPLGADAPRERFRGLVAHQLLVNLTSIGPRVAGSYENEVLAVSMLVSTIKHIAQHASPHNRIELDVHAGSGAFALSFMDGMSNVYRGVQSVVARVRGAGGRPRDRSALLLNCHFDTVPDSPGASDDGAGCAVLLETMRARARRALRHDAIFLFNGAEENILQASHAFITQHRWARDVRAFINIEACGAGGREVLFQAGPHDPWIIEMYASEAPHPFASSVAQELFESGLIPADTDFRIFRDFGNLSGVDLAWSNGYVYGTRWTRVPAAALQRTGDNDERWRAGCWRAARWTRRRAGAAAGVLDVLGRVVLRAPAALLTALAVLALVLLKLRASASXARGALVASRGGWARAVLRALLLGGAASLAGAGAALLVALALHAAGAPLSFYSRVELLAPLYALPAVAGTWAAPRAVGSPALLRGGGPRAWHDARRATPGARARCGRRRLLPAAQTVPGAGLAAHVRAGDGARRRTRCRRRRHALLVALLALAATAGCCRWRWRRAAWRGWRAARLLTALAALLALSPLGRPYGAERPQRLMVFHARRTRAPLAARDAVEHAYWVPELDANTPRTVLRHVAGAAALEASACARLLYCGAPYYLPVRTLVPRWLVAPAPTAPRVRLRASVALRRVNATALELSLRLAGAARGGGAGAGGGARLAWSSAGGAGGGRGWAGGARTSWRCTRAGARRAARGGCGCC